The following is a genomic window from Corvus hawaiiensis isolate bCorHaw1 chromosome 5, bCorHaw1.pri.cur, whole genome shotgun sequence.
TATGTTGTAACTTTTGAGGGAGaattgaaatgaaataatggtcttttttttattgcaaagaaGAGGAACCTGCTGcatccctttcctttctcccctACTGTCGACTGGGTAATGATAGTTTTGTTATTTTACCACAAAGTGGTAAAGTTTTTGTTAACTACTACTGATTTTAGTATCTTTACATGTACTTAATATGATGATGCACTTCTGTCTCTCTGTAGAAACCACATTTCTGTCTTAGAGCTCACTTGCCAAAGACATTTACCATGATTCCCAGTTGTACATTCCTACTCTATGTCCTAACAGAAGGGGAAAGAGTATCAAGCATGACTGTCTCTGTTTTCTTGAAACTTGATCTTCATTTCAGGAACCAAACTGACTAATATTGTGATACTAAACTAATACTTCTTTTTGACAATAGGTCATAGCAAATGACAGAAGCCCACTGGTGGGTAAAGTCCACTGGGAGAAAATGGTGAAGAAAGTCTCAAGATTCGGCATACGTACTGGCACTTTTAACTGTTCCAGTGACCCCAGGTATATCCTTAAAGGATTATCTAAATCCCAAGAATATCTTAAGACTCAGCTGTGTTCTTGCAGCAGGGCTTGCTGTGTTGTAAAAGCAGCTGTGACAGAAGGTGGCTTTATTCATGTTTTTATCTCTCCTAAAGTCTGCTCAGAATGCTCCATTACATTATTTatcagctctgcagcttcctaAAGCGTCGTGTGGGAAATGCATGAGTAGACTGTGGACAGCATAATACCGCAGTGGAGAGGAATGAACAGAAGAGTTTGGCCTTCCAGTCCAGGCATTCAGGGACAGGAATTGTGCTTGCTTAGGACAAAGCCAAATATATCAGTTTTAGAGTTGTTATATCACCATCTGGAAGGGGGAAGCACAGGTTAGCATGAACCTTGCATACAGTGCCTGCCTCCCAGAATTACTGACAAATCCTGTTCCCTGACAAAtgtatgtttatatataaaCTGGCACACACCCTTGGACAAcacacagtgtgctgtgcaagagTCACTGTGTTTGCATATGATTTCGAACAAGGAAGAAGAGCAGACCCAAAGAAGCTATTAATAATTCTCTGTGACTGtaaaaagaggcttttttttttaacattttgttgGAGGCGTTTGCTTTACATGACAGGAGACTTTGTCTAGAATTCCAGTGGCATGTATGGATACACACATCTTATACAGCTTAAGTCCTAAATGTTTACAGAAATCTCAGTGTTAATCATAAGAGGAAATTCTTAGGCTTTGTAGTGCTTATGCAAAATAATCTTGTATAATCAAAACTCTGGTATTTGAACATCTTAAAAATTTGGCAGTGTTTCTCTTTGCATAGCTCCTAAGTAGCCTTAATGTTCTGATCAAATactatgttttaaattaattctttttttttatgttttgtcagaaagaaatgttttgtcaGGTAAACCCGTGCAAATAGATTTCATCAGGTTGCAGCTGAAATTCAGAAGAATACTGCATGCTGCAGTAATCAGGATACCTTTATTAGTAGGGTAATACCTTATGGCTCCTTCTAAAAATGCTGCATTCAGATTCCTGGGAAGGGGAGTTGTAATTGTCTAAATACATGTTGACAGACCAAAACGAGAGAGGATGTAGGTAAGATGGCTGGTGAATGAGGCTGGTGGTCCCCAATGTGCAGGGTTGTCAGAGATAGTTTGTGTGCCTGTTGGGTCTGTCATATTTTGATTGTTGAAGCTTGCCAGATATTTCCTTAAAGGAGGACTAGATAATTTGGTGTAGTGATATTGGTAGGAAAGATGCATGAGAGAAGGGATCTTGTGAGTCAGCAGATTAATCTCAGGAGTTACTGGGCTCTGGACCATGGGTCAGGGTTCAGCCATGAAGAGCCTCTTCTTTTAGGTATGGATTTGGGGTTCATCCCATCTTCCTGCCAGACAGGATTATTTTTTAGCCCAAATCATCCAGCAGCATGTGTCTGCTTCCCACTCCGCTGGTTTTGTGGCCAGCTCTCTCACCTCACCCCTTAGCCTGTCTGCATCCTGCCAAAATGGTCCCAGTAGGAAGTGGCACTTGTCAGCTTCATTAAAGGAACTGCGAACCGAGCAGTGTCTGCTCAACTTCACCCCATGGCTGCTTAGCAAAACCAGGATGGAAGGAATCACTGGGAAAGCTGTGGGATATTGAGTTACACTGGAGTGGTTTTCTTCTTGGCTGGAAGGCCGAGGAAAAGTAGCTTCTAATACTAAAGCTTTAAAGTAAAGAGTCAGCTTGTGTATTATTCAAATCCAGTTACAAAGCATGAATGGCTCcatggctttgttttctttaatgacCTGTGAAAATTAACActatttctcttcctgttttatGAATACCTAATCTCTTTACAATATTCCtgtaaaatataaacatatgGTAAGAACAAATATGCTTTGCCAGAGAATATTGGGTGCCCTTATTTCCTGCTGTTATATTGTAAGGGTTCCCAGGTGCTCAGCATGTCTCATTTTTGGGCTTAGAATAGAAATGTAAGGACTCAGTTCTGGGGCTATGAAACCCTGTAATCTAACCTGCCGTTTTCTTTGTAGATACTGCAAGAGGAGGGGTTGGCTGAAATCCACCCTCATTATGTCGGTTCCACAAACCAGTACTTCCAAGGGAAAAGTCATGCTTAAGGAATACAGCGGGCGCAAGATTGAAGTGGAGCACATTTTCAAATGGATCACGGCCCACGCTGCCTCTCGGATCAAAACCATCTACAACTCGGAACATCTGAAAGAAGAGTGGAACAAAAGTGACCAGTACCGAGTGAAAATTTACCTATTTGCCAACCTTGACCAGCCTCCAGCGTTCTTCTCTGCACTAAGTGTAAAGTTTACTGGAAGAGTAGAGTTTATTTTTGTGAACGTGGAAAAGTGGGACAATAAAAGTTACATGGCAGAAATCGGTATCTACAAGACACCATCGTACATACTTAGGACTCCTGAGGGGATTTACAGGTATGGAAATAACACTGGTGAATTTATATCACTACGTGCCATGGACTCCTTTTTGCGCTCATTGCAACCAGAAGTTaatgatttatttgttttaagtTTAGTTTTGGTTAATCTGATGGCTTGGATGGACCTGTTTATTACACAAGGTGCCACTATAAAGCGTTTTGTGGTTCTTATAAGCACTTTAGGGACGTACAATTCACTATTAATTATTTCCTGGCTACCAGTGTTAGGTTTTTTGCAACTACCCTACTTAGACAGCTTTTATGAGTACAGTTTAAAACTCTTCAGGTACTCTAACACAACTACTTTGGCTTCTTGGGTGAGGGCTGATTGGATGTTCTACTCTTCACATCCAGCCCTCTTCCTCAGCACATACCTTGGCCATGGTTTACTAATTGATTACTTTGAGAAGAAGCGAAGACGCAATAACACGGATGAAGTAAACGCTAATAATCTGGAGTGGCTGTCGAGCCTGTGGGACTGGTACACCAGCTACTTGTTTCATCCCATTGCTTCTTTTCAACATTTCCCTTTTGACTCAGATTGGGATGAAGACCCAGATTTGTTCTTGGAGCGGTTGGCCTTCCCTGATCTCTGGCTTCACCCTCTGATACCAACTGATTATATAAAAAACTTACCCATGTGGAGGTTTCAATGCCTCGGCGCCCATTCTGATGAGGAAATGCTGGAAACCTTTCCAGACAGTGAAAGTGACTCTGACAGTGAAAACAAAGAGGTCTTCAGTAGCGACAGAGAAGTCTCGGAGGACGATGAGCTGAGCACGTTTCACAGGTGCAGTGAAGGAGAGCATCGGTGCGGCATTGAGACCTGTTTGTGTGCCAGTCAGTATTGTCACCATGAGCCATCTGAACGCAAAGCCAGGTCCTACGGCTCGTACAGCTCCACAGGTGACATGGAGCCAGACTGGTCCGCCTGGCCCTCCGACATGTTGCACTGTACGGAATGTGTGGTGTGTCTAGAAAATTTTGCAAAGGGCTGCCTGCTGATGGGCTTGCCATGCGGCCATGTGTTCCACCAGAATTGCATCGTGATGTGGCTGGCGGGTGGGCGACACTGCTGCCCCGTCTGCAGGTGGGCGTCCtacaaaaaaaagcagccatACATACACCCGCAGCCTTTGTCGAGTGAGCCCCCGTCTTAGCTGTGTGCCCATGTCCTTTGTAAGCTTTCAGGATATTACTGCTTGCCTTTTAAATGTTAGTCACTTAAAAGATTACGTGGTTTGAAGTTTTAGTTTAAATGTTAGTGCAGTGAACTAAAATATACATGATGCTAACGTTAATGACAGAATCATTTGGTTGCCTTGTATGTTGAACTGAATGCAAACTTACCGTACAATAACTTGTCCTCTTCAACATCTGGAAACTTGATGCTGTTTTTGTAAGCACAAAAATCAAGCCTACAAGAGAAGCGTATTCCAGAAAACGTTTACAAGTTAGGATGTGGGTGAAATTGAAATTCTAATCGGAGACAATTGCTTAATTTAAGTGTTTCCTATTTTAGAGTCTGTTCTGGACATCTTTGTTGAATAATGTATGTTGTAAGACAGtaccatttaaaaagaaattgatgaaataaattattttaaaaggagatTTGTAATGTTAATtgttttgataaatattttttgtgtatgGTTACAGATGTCTTGCTGGCCTGATTTATCTGtgaagacaataaaaatataaCACAACTTTTGTGACTAATAAATCATCTCCTAGGGATGCAGGAATTTAGTGCTCTGAGCCACTAGCCAAGGAGAAGGCAATGGTGTTTCACTGGGAACTACTTCCTTCATAAGTCTGCTGTGTTGATGTGCTTCTCTGCTTGATCAGTGGTTTTCAGTTGATTacaagctgcttttccagatgGAGACCCTCTTCTACCAGCTGTCTCTCCAGCACCCTCATCTGCAGACATCTAGGGAGACTTTAGGATAGCTCCCTCTACAGCCTCAAAGTAAACTGTTGTGAAGGAGCAGAGTATTGTCATGCAGTGACAAAAGTGGTTCGTAATGGTAAAAATTGCCAGCTTCCAACTGTGCTGGTATTCTGAAGTGATTTCTGGTTTCTCTGATAGTTCTTTGGTGCCATAAAAAATTGaatctgttgttttctttatattttaatatgaagCTCTGATTTTGGTTGTACCTTTCAGAAATCATCTGGCTGAAAATAGAGAGGAACTGTTggttggaaagaaaaaggtgtggggggggggggaagagcaggagatgATATGAGTAGAGGAAAAGCCTAACTAGAAAGATATTTTCTATTGTcttgtttaatttctttcctaaatCTTGCCTATGTGATATGAAAGGAGAATAATGACataaagatgatgatgatgataataggAAATACAAACACAGTTCCCTGTTGCAGTTACAACCCTCTCCCTCTGTCTTTATAGATTTGTGGGGCTGGtgctcacagagctgctgacaTTTTTTTATCTGTCCAGGGTACCTGGGCACACTCTTTTTTATAAACAAATGTTTCACGGCTCTGTCACCAGGTGTGTTCCCAAGAGGATCTTCATGTAATTAGCAGAAGAGCTGTTTTTAATTTACTGagtcctttttcctctctcatttcctttttcccGTGGCAGTACTGAAGCAGAGAGGTTCAAGGGGCACAATATCAGCAACTCTCCTGTGGTCCAGAAAGTCATTTTCATTCCAGTTGAGACCTGCCAGTACATGCCCTGTCTCTGTCATTACAGcctcagcagagcagtggaGAGGCATAATGAGGGCAAAGATCATTTCTGCTTCCAATTTGTGCAGCACTGTGGCATATGTGCTTGTCATGAGTAGCTGAAATCCACATTGTTTCAGGATTGTTTTGAAACCTGCACTGAGGCCAAGGCAATGGAGAAGTTTTGTGAGTATAGATAAGGCTGTAGCTGAGGTGCTGACACACACAAGCGAGGTGCTGTATCACAGCCTGCTGTAGCCTTTCGCTGGTACGTCGGCAATTTGCCAAACGCTGTGAGTGCTAAGCTGGAGTATTGCTGTGTCCTTGGAGCACTGAGTGCTTGTGGAGCGcacctctgctgctgaaggCTGACCTCACCCTCActcacagctcagcagctctgcctctgtgCCCTGGGTCAGCCTTGTTTGCAAACCTTTGTGCACACCTGTTTCAGCTAAAGACTTGTTTTAATGGTCTCAGTTGCGCTACTCATCCAGTTCTTTTGATGGATGACCCAAACTGCTGTTTAATTAGCAGGAGGGCCACTGAGGGCACATCCATAGGAGCAGGTAATTATGACCAGTAGGTAGCTGTGGCAGAAGGTTTGGTCCCCTCGTGTCTGGGTTTATATAAATTGTTGTGGTTCAGTTCCCAGCAACGCATCTGTTACAGAATCTTGAGCAGCTGGCACAGTGTATTGGGAGTCCCAGCAGGACAGAAAAAGCAGTTGGATGTGTTTATTTTATGAAATGCTCGTGTCAGTAGCAGCAGAAGCATCCAAGTAACATTGTTTTCTACCGAGTGCAGGATCTCAGACAACCCTTCCTCACACGCTGACAGTTGAACATCCGGAGAAGGGAGCAAAGGAGCAAAGACTGTGCCTGTAGCAGGGTCAGCAGTTTCGCTGCTCGCATGTTTTGCCTCGCAGGGCTGGGTTGTGCTAGTACTTGTGAAGTGTCTTAACTGAGATGCTAAACATTCCTAAAGTGGTGTTTTATTCTCTCATGCCTCGTGCCTGGAAGCTAGAGACCAattgcaaacagaaaatgtcaaaacaCTTGAGGTGAGGGTATTAACTTATTTGTTAGGTTTAATAAAGGCGATGGATGTTTTGTGCTGCTATTACAAAGGAAGAATTTAAATAATCTCTGAAGCTCTTTGCCGCTCTTGATTTCACCAATTCTTGTTCTATTAACACTGGCTTTCCCACTGCTGGTGCTCAGTCCAAAATGAGAGCTCTCCTTTCCAAAGCTTGTTTAGATCTTTGTTCTGCATTAGATTTTGGAGGGAAAGATGACAAAAAGTGAAACTGTACATTTTTGTAACTGTCATTAAAATGTCTGTCTCcagtaattaaataatgagGGTAAGCATAATTGTAAGGTATTAAGAGTTAGATTAAGCTAATAACACCTTTTCCTTCCTAAACTTTTGCACTCTGGGCATCACTGATTTATTTCTAGTGCTTACAGTCTCAGATTGCTCACCGGGGTGTGAAGAGATGGAATGACTCGCTGGAGCTCCAGCGGAGCAGCTCCAAGCTGTCCCTTCATTTCAGCCAGGTGATCCTGCGGAGAGGAGGGTGGAGATGAGCCAGGCCTGGCTGGTGGGATTTCTCCGAAACAGCCCCGGCAGCTGGGGACGAGGTGGGCACCGGCTTGTACGGGCTTTGCCCTCGGTGTCCTGCGGGCCGTCCCAGGGGAAAGAGCAGAGTGGGAGTCAGCCCTTGCACCAACAGGTCATCGAGGTGCTGCGGTCCCAGAGAAGGGAGcgcagctggggaagggtctggagcacaggtgtgataaggagcagctgagggagctgggggtagCTccgcctggagaaaaggaatctcaggggagaccttattgctctctacagctccctgatAGGaaggtgtagccaggtggtggtcaggctctgctcccaggaaaccAGCGACAGGACGAGAGGACGAAATTTAAAGCTGGGCCAGCGGAGGTTGCTCTTTAGGAGGAACTTCTTCACAGAAACGGTGACtggacattggaatgggctgcgcAGGGCGATGGGGTTAACAAACCCCAGAGGtgttttaaggaaagactggatgtggcactcagtgccatgtcGGTGTTCGGTCATGGTTGCACTCGGTAAtctcagaagtcttttccaacctaattgacgCTGTGAATGGGTTATCAACACGCTCAGTGTGAGAGACCGAGCACTCCCGCCGCCAccagcgcccgccccgccccgctgcccTCAGAGCCTTCCCGCCCCTCCCGCGCGAGGCGGGGCCGTGCGCAGCGCCACGTGACCGGCGGGACGCCGCGAGGGGCGGGGCGAGGCGCTCGGGCACCGCCCCCCAGCGGAGGGGGCGGGGTCTGCGGTGCCGGTGGCGCGTGCGCAGTGCGGtctccgcccggcccggccgagGGGAACCCGGAAGTGCCGGGCGGTGCGGCCGCCATGGGGCTGTTCGGGAAGACCCCCGAGAAGCCGCCCAAGGAGCTGGTGAGGGGCCGGAGCCGCCAGGGCGGGGCTGGGGTGCGGCGGGGGCCGGAGGCTTGCGGGGGGACTCGCGGCAGGGCCGTGTGGCGTTGCTATGGCGTCGGGCAGGGACTGCGGaggggcctggccctggccctggccctggctACAACCGGCCCTGCCTACACCCGGCCCGGGACCGGGCGTATGGAGACCTCACAACACcgtccagtatctgaaggggccTACAGGGAAGCCGGAGAGGGGCTCTTTGTCAGGAACTGGAGTGAcgggacaagggggaatgggtgCAAGT
Proteins encoded in this region:
- the RNF103 gene encoding E3 ubiquitin-protein ligase RNF103 isoform X1, producing the protein MVLRGSTSAGTHAVLQNASNPGLRLGAPGKMWVKLCCLLLYFLALFVLARVFEAVAWYESGFLATQLVDPVALSFRKLRTILECRGLGHSGLPEKKDVRELVEKSGDLMEGELYSALKEEEASESVSSTNFSGEMHFYELVEDTKDGIWLVQVIANDRSPLVGKVHWEKMVKKVSRFGIRTGTFNCSSDPRYCKRRGWLKSTLIMSVPQTSTSKGKVMLKEYSGRKIEVEHIFKWITAHAASRIKTIYNSEHLKEEWNKSDQYRVKIYLFANLDQPPAFFSALSVKFTGRVEFIFVNVEKWDNKSYMAEIGIYKTPSYILRTPEGIYRYGNNTGEFISLRAMDSFLRSLQPEVNDLFVLSLVLVNLMAWMDLFITQGATIKRFVVLISTLGTYNSLLIISWLPVLGFLQLPYLDSFYEYSLKLFRYSNTTTLASWVRADWMFYSSHPALFLSTYLGHGLLIDYFEKKRRRNNTDEVNANNLEWLSSLWDWYTSYLFHPIASFQHFPFDSDWDEDPDLFLERLAFPDLWLHPLIPTDYIKNLPMWRFQCLGAHSDEEMLETFPDSESDSDSENKEVFSSDREVSEDDELSTFHRCSEGEHRCGIETCLCASQYCHHEPSERKARSYGSYSSTGDMEPDWSAWPSDMLHCTECVVCLENFAKGCLLMGLPCGHVFHQNCIVMWLAGGRHCCPVCRWASYKKKQPYIHPQPLSSEPPS